The following DNA comes from Nitrospirota bacterium.
CCCAAGTGAGTGAGTCGGCGAGAAGATAAGAGCTGACAGCTATTCGCTACCCGCTATGAGCTGCCAGTTCGTCAAACCAGGAGGGACACCACCATGGACATCGCGTGGGGAATCGCAATGGCAGGGTTCTCGTTGTTCGGGATGCTGGCGGTCTGGATCGCGGTCGAAACAATGGAGGACGGCACCTCCGAGACCGCCTCGATGCAGAGACCCCAGGCTCCGGCAGGCATCGCCGAGCGACCGGTCGAACTCAAGAAAGCGGCATAACGTGGAGTCCCTCCGGCGGGGCGCGGAGCCGGCCGATTGCTCGTCGGTTGCAGGCAGACAGCCGCGAGCCCAAGAGAGATCTCTGGACCTGTGCCCATCCAGAGCGACACGACCGCCTCAACGCTCACGCCATCGGGCCGCGACCCTCCCATCACGAGGGCCGCGGCCCACTCTCTTCTGGGGAGATGAAAGCGAATAGCAACCCTCTCCCCCATGTGGGAGAGGGTCAAGGTGGGGAGGGGACTACTCCCGCTCAGAACGAACGGACGCTTCGCACGCAGGGCCGACGCACGAACCGTCCCCGCGAGTCAACACCGGCTCGCCGGCGGGACCGATCAGAATCCGAGAAGTCTCCGTGGATGAGAGACCGTTTGAGGCCGCCAAGGGGCGCCCGTTTCGCAGCCATAGCCGACCCTCCGGGTCCTTCGAAAGCGACAGCCGGTCGCCATAGAAGAAGGTGGCCTCCGGCAGGACGGTCAGGAGCACGCCGCTCGGCTCGGCAGGCGGCGAGGCCGTGTCCGACAGGGCGGTGCATCCCGACGCGAAAGCGACGATCAACAAAACGAGCAAGAACAGAGGGTTACGCCACATACGGATCCTCCTGAAAATGGGTGCTGGTCTCCTATCGGTTCAACTGTCGGGAGACGAAAGAGGGAGCCACGTAAGTAAGTGTAGCAGGCGGTAAAAAATGCGCCGGCAGAAGGAACCGGGAGGGAAACCAAGAGGCCAGGGGAAGAGCGAGGGCAGGGTGAGGAGAGAAACGGCGGGGAGAGCCGACGCCGACGACAGCAGGCCGGTCCAGCCGGTACCCACGAAGCTGACCGGGAAGGCCAAGAGGGAGATTCTCAAGGCGCTGAACGCGGACACCCTCCCTCCGCCGGACGTCATTCACCTGCTGTTGTACCGGAAGACCGGAGGGACAACGGGGACCGCCGTCCCTTCTGCCCAAGAGAAAGCAGATCGTCTGTCTGGTCTGCCTGGTTCGAGCAAGTAGCTCACAGGCCGAGGCGGCGAGAGACCTCATCGAGTGGCAGGAACCGATCCTCTTTGAGGGACTTGGTCAGCAAGACGCTGGAAGTCATCGTACCCCAGGATGACAGCCGTGGGACGCCGCTTTTTCTTCATCACGCGTTTGGTGGAGAAAAAGGATTTGAGACCCGGTTTGGCTCTGGGCTGCTTCATGCGGCGTGACGTCTCTTGAGTCCGTCAGGGAGCGCGAGATGACAATGTCGGGCACCTTTTGTTGCACGCTACCGGTGATGGCGGTGCGTTCGCCAATAGGTTATGGAGGCCCCGATCACGGCAACGATGGCAAGGATGAAGAGATTCCATTCAAACGGAGTCATGGTCATTGCCTCCATCAAGCCAGAAGGCCCAGAAAAAAAGCCCGCAGGTGAAGGCACGGCCACTGTAACACAGGTTGAGGAAGAAACGCGAAAAGCGACCCGGTTTATCCGCTACCGGCTATTCGCTATTCGCTCTGAGCTTTCCCTTCTCCCCTCGGCGGGCGAGGGAAGGCCTCTCTCTTTCCCCTCGCTCCGGGGACCCGTTGCTCTTCAGATGCAATGGGGCAAAGCAACGGGTGATGGAGAGAAAAGGATCTTCATTCATTGAGCCCTCTCCCCTGGAGGGAGAGGGGAAGGGTGAGGGGGAATCCGGTCCTCCCGAACCTGCGGCTGATAGCTGATGGCTCTTGCACCATGCCCAGCGCGGCACCAGAGAACCAGCAACGCGTGGGTCGATGTGAATCATTCAAGCGCGGCGAGACGAGTGCGAGAGAACCGAGGCGGGATGCGGAAAGGCGGAACGCGGGTTGCGGGAAGCGGGCAAATCAATGCCGCACTCTGCCACAGCACGCCGGCGAAAACAAGACCGAGCGCGGGTTGTCTACTGCAACCCCAGAACTCGCTGAATACCGGCTTCGATGTATTCCCAGGATTGAGCAGGAAGAACCCCGATGTGTTTCTTCAATCGCGACTTATGAATAGGCCCCAGCGACTCGCACTTAGCATAGCTGGTCGTTCGCAAGCCGGTGACCTCCGGTTGATCCGGAAGCGGGATGCGGAGCGGACCAGGTTGCGAGGTAATAGGAATCACCAGCACATCGGGACAGAGATCGTTGATGGCATTGATACTGACCACGAGCGCAGGTCTGGGTTTGGGATGGCTTAGGAGCTCGACCGTCCAGATGTCCCCGCGGTTGATTCGTTCCATTGATCCTGCTCCATCGTGCGGAGCCACGCCTCGTGTTCCTCACGGGCCGAAGGAGAGTCGCGATGCCGGGCCAACGCTCGGCGAAGATTCAGGTCCTCTGAAACAGTCTGGAATCGCCGCAAGATCTTTTCCAGTTTCTCTGAGCGAGAACGCCCGGGGAGCGAGTCCAGAAATCGAACCAGCGGCCGGTCGACCGTCACCGACAGTTTCTCTTTCATACAACACCTCCATCGGGAGGATTCACGGTAGGATACCGTATAGGATATGTGAGGAGATTGTCAAGGGCGAAGCCGTTGGGACAGGACACACCAATGCTCCTCGCCACTCTCGCAAGAGAGGAAATGTCTATCTCTCTTCTCCTCCTCGCCTCTGTGGGAGAGGAAAAGGTCTTCATTTTTCGGTCCCTTTCCTCTCGTGGGAGAGGGCAGATCTCTATTTCATCTTCATCCCTCGCCACCATTGAGGGAAGGGTCTTCATTTCTTGAGCCCTCTCCCTTTGTGGGAGAGGAAAAGGTCTTCATTTCAAGTGACCCTCTCCCCTGGAGGGAGAGGGGGAGGGTGAGGGGGAATCCGGTCCTCCCGAACCTGCGGCTGATAGCTGATAACTCTCTTGCTATGCCCAACGCGGCACCAGAACGCGTGGGTCGATGTGAATCATTCAAGCGCGGCGAGACGAGTGCG
Coding sequences within:
- a CDS encoding type II toxin-antitoxin system PemK/MazF family toxin, encoding MERINRGDIWTVELLSHPKPRPALVVSINAINDLCPDVLVIPITSQPGPLRIPLPDQPEVTGLRTTSYAKCESLGPIHKSRLKKHIGVLPAQSWEYIEAGIQRVLGLQ